One part of the Bacillus sp. FJAT-27916 genome encodes these proteins:
- a CDS encoding aminotransferase class I/II-fold pyridoxal phosphate-dependent enzyme has product MSDKKKSDGRVLQDRAPIHEALEEFKKKRIVPFDVPGHKRGRGNPDLTAFLGEEALSVDVNSMKPLDNLCHPVSVIREAERLAAEAFGAAHAFFMVNGTTSAVQGMILTACKKGDKIIVPRNVHRSVINALVLCGAEPVYVNPDVDHRLGIALGMSVSQVEKAIIENPEAKAVLVNNPTYYGICSDLRGIVELAHKHGLLVLADEAHGTHLYFGKDLPVSAMEAGADMAAVSMHKSGGSLTQSSFMLLGPSVNAGYARQIINLTQTTSGSYLLLSSLDISRRNLALNGEEIFTHVVELAEYVRQEINQIGDFYAFSKELINGDSVYDFDVTKLSVYTRDIGLAGIEVYDILRDEYDIQIEFGDIGNILAYVSVGDRNRDVERLISALSEIRRRYKRDKAGMFTQEYIDPGVVTTPQQAFYAEKESLPLHETVGRVCSEFVMCYPPGIPILAPGERVTQEIIDYIDYAKEKGCSMTGPEDLMIERLNVLQGV; this is encoded by the coding sequence TTGAGTGATAAGAAGAAGAGTGACGGCCGAGTGCTGCAGGATAGGGCCCCTATCCATGAGGCACTCGAGGAATTTAAGAAAAAACGAATTGTGCCTTTTGATGTACCAGGCCATAAGCGCGGCAGGGGGAACCCTGATTTGACTGCCTTCTTAGGTGAGGAGGCCTTGAGCGTGGACGTGAATTCCATGAAGCCGCTTGATAATCTCTGCCATCCGGTCTCTGTCATCCGTGAAGCAGAAAGGTTAGCGGCAGAGGCCTTCGGTGCAGCCCATGCCTTCTTCATGGTCAATGGGACAACATCAGCTGTGCAAGGGATGATTTTGACCGCCTGCAAGAAGGGCGACAAGATTATTGTTCCGCGCAATGTCCACCGCAGCGTCATCAATGCACTCGTTCTATGCGGCGCAGAGCCGGTCTATGTGAATCCTGATGTGGACCACCGCCTCGGCATTGCGCTTGGCATGTCAGTCAGCCAGGTCGAGAAGGCCATAATAGAAAATCCTGAGGCGAAGGCTGTACTGGTCAATAATCCAACCTATTATGGCATCTGTTCGGACCTTCGCGGAATTGTTGAGCTTGCTCACAAGCATGGATTGCTCGTGCTCGCAGATGAAGCGCATGGAACACATTTGTATTTTGGCAAGGATTTGCCGGTCTCTGCCATGGAGGCGGGAGCTGATATGGCGGCGGTGAGCATGCATAAATCAGGGGGAAGCTTGACCCAAAGCTCCTTCATGCTGCTTGGTCCTTCCGTGAATGCCGGCTATGCCCGGCAGATTATTAATCTGACCCAGACCACGAGCGGGTCGTATCTGCTGCTATCGAGCCTGGATATCTCCAGAAGAAATCTCGCTCTCAATGGGGAGGAGATATTTACTCATGTCGTTGAGCTGGCTGAATATGTACGTCAGGAAATCAACCAGATTGGAGATTTCTATGCCTTCTCCAAGGAATTGATCAACGGGGACAGCGTCTATGATTTCGATGTGACGAAGCTGTCTGTTTACACGAGAGATATCGGGCTCGCCGGCATTGAGGTATATGACATTCTTCGAGACGAATATGATATCCAGATTGAATTTGGTGATATTGGCAATATCCTTGCCTATGTGTCTGTTGGTGATCGCAATCGAGATGTGGAACGGTTAATCAGTGCCTTATCAGAAATCCGGAGACGCTACAAACGCGATAAGGCTGGCATGTTTACGCAGGAATATATTGATCCGGGGGTCGTGACGACTCCTCAACAAGCCTTTTATGCAGAGAAGGAATCCCTGCCCCTTCATGAGACAGTCGGCAGGGTGTGCAGTGAATTCGTGATGTGTTACCCGCCGGGAATTCCTATCCTGGCACCAGGTGAACGGGTGACACAGGAGATCATTGATTATATTGATTATGCCAAGGAAAAGGGATGCTCCATGACCGGACCAGAGGATTTAATGATAGAACGACTGAACGTACTGCAAGGAGTGTGA
- the speE gene encoding polyamine aminopropyltransferase codes for MELWFSERHTPNVKLSIKVEKLLYSGQTEYQRIDIFESKEFGRFLTLDGFMMLTEKDEFIYHEMITHVPMMVHPNPEKVLIIGAGDGGAVRELVKYESVKQIDLVEIDEMVVDVCKKYLPQTACALDDPRLQIHYEDGLKYIRSCEDQYDLIIVDSTDPFGPGEGLFTREFYGSCYKALHEDGIMVNQHESPFYKEDVAAMQRAHKRIVESFPISYVYQAHIPTYPSGHWLFGFASKKYHPVKDLKREAFKDAHLHARYYNPKLHVGAFSLPTYVEELLRDVE; via the coding sequence ATGGAACTTTGGTTTAGTGAACGGCATACCCCGAACGTTAAGCTATCGATCAAAGTGGAAAAGCTGCTGTACAGCGGACAAACTGAATATCAGCGCATCGATATTTTTGAATCGAAGGAATTCGGCCGCTTTCTAACCCTTGATGGCTTCATGATGCTGACCGAGAAGGATGAATTCATTTACCACGAGATGATTACCCATGTACCGATGATGGTTCACCCGAATCCAGAGAAGGTGCTCATTATCGGAGCGGGAGACGGGGGAGCGGTGCGTGAGCTCGTTAAGTATGAGAGCGTGAAGCAGATTGATTTGGTGGAGATTGATGAAATGGTCGTGGATGTGTGCAAGAAATATCTTCCGCAAACGGCTTGTGCGCTCGATGATCCGCGCCTTCAGATTCATTATGAGGACGGGCTGAAGTACATACGCTCCTGCGAGGATCAATATGACTTGATTATCGTTGATTCGACCGACCCATTCGGTCCGGGCGAGGGCTTGTTCACCCGCGAATTTTATGGAAGCTGTTATAAGGCATTGCATGAAGACGGAATTATGGTCAATCAGCATGAGAGTCCCTTTTATAAAGAGGATGTCGCAGCCATGCAGCGTGCTCATAAGCGAATCGTGGAAAGCTTCCCAATCAGCTATGTGTATCAGGCACATATTCCGACCTATCCATCGGGTCATTGGTTGTTTGGGTTTGCATCGAAGAAATATCATCCAGTGAAAGACTTGAAGCGAGAGGCTTTTAAAGACGCACATCTTCATGCGCGCTATTATAACCCGAAACTCCATGTCGGCGCCTTCTCGCTCCCAACTTACGTAGAGGAGCTGTTGCGAGATGTTGAATAA
- the speB gene encoding agmatinase: protein MLNKNIQTFIGCVAEYNEADIVLFGAPFDGTTSYRPGTRFGPQAIRQESYGLETYSPYQDKDLTDMAVFDSGDLELCFGNVERVLFDIEERASKIIEDGKIPFMIGGEHLVTLGSVRAVAEQYPELHIIHFDAHTDLREDYLGEMLSHASVIRRCHDILGDGRIFQFGIRSGDRSEFEWAKKGHVFTNKFNFDGLEAVLEQIGDKPVYLTLDLDVLDPSVFPGTGTPEAGGVTYVQLLEALLAVCEKTTVVGLDINELSPTYDPSGISTATACKLVRELLVAIKK from the coding sequence ATGTTGAATAAAAATATCCAAACCTTTATCGGCTGCGTGGCGGAGTATAACGAGGCAGACATTGTTCTCTTCGGCGCCCCCTTTGACGGGACGACCTCCTATCGTCCCGGAACCCGTTTCGGTCCGCAGGCGATTCGTCAGGAATCATATGGGCTTGAAACCTATAGCCCTTATCAGGATAAGGATTTAACGGACATGGCTGTATTTGACAGCGGAGACCTGGAGCTCTGCTTCGGCAATGTTGAACGTGTGCTTTTTGATATTGAAGAGCGTGCAAGTAAGATTATTGAGGATGGAAAGATTCCATTCATGATTGGCGGTGAGCATCTCGTTACGCTTGGAAGCGTGCGCGCCGTGGCGGAGCAATATCCAGAGCTCCATATCATTCACTTTGATGCCCATACAGACCTGCGAGAGGATTATCTTGGAGAAATGCTCTCCCATGCATCTGTCATCCGCCGCTGTCACGATATCCTTGGAGACGGTCGCATCTTCCAGTTCGGCATTCGTTCAGGGGACCGCAGTGAATTTGAATGGGCGAAGAAAGGCCATGTGTTCACGAATAAGTTTAATTTCGATGGACTTGAAGCAGTGCTAGAGCAGATTGGTGACAAACCGGTTTATCTCACGCTTGATTTAGATGTTCTTGACCCATCTGTCTTCCCTGGAACAGGGACACCGGAGGCAGGAGGAGTCACCTATGTGCAGCTATTAGAAGCCTTGCTTGCCGTTTGTGAGAAAACAACCGTTGTCGGCCTCGATATAAATGAATTATCACCGACCTATGATCCGAGCGGCATTTCAACAGCTACAGCCTGCAAGCTTGTCAGGGAACTATTAGTAGCGATTAAAAAATAA
- a CDS encoding saccharopine dehydrogenase family protein produces the protein MGKALIIGAGGVASVAVHKCVQNSEVFEEICIASRTKSKCDELKAKLDGGKTKITTAQVDADNVDELIALIKEVKPDIVMNLALPYQDLTIMDACLATKTHYMDTANYEPEDTAKFEYKWQWEYRQRFEEAGITALLGSGFDPGVTGVFSAYALKHHFDEIEYIDILDCNAGDHGYPFATNFNPEINIREVSANGRYWKDGEWIETKPMEIKRVYNFPEVGEKDMYLLYHEELESLSQNIPGLKQIRFFMTFGESYLTHLKCLENVGMTSIEPIMFEGKEIIPLQFLKAVLPDPASLGPRTKGKTNIGCIFRGTKDGKPKTYYVYNVCDHEECYREVGSQAVSYTTGVPAMIGAMMVVTGEWNRPGVYNIEEFNPDPFMEALNKWGLPWKESFDPELVD, from the coding sequence ATGGGTAAAGCGTTAATCATCGGAGCTGGAGGAGTAGCCTCCGTTGCCGTTCATAAATGTGTACAAAATAGTGAGGTATTCGAGGAAATCTGCATCGCAAGTCGGACAAAATCGAAATGTGATGAGCTGAAAGCAAAGCTTGACGGCGGCAAAACAAAAATCACCACGGCGCAAGTCGATGCGGACAATGTGGACGAACTAATCGCCCTCATCAAAGAAGTAAAACCAGATATCGTCATGAACCTGGCTCTTCCGTATCAGGATTTGACCATCATGGATGCATGCCTGGCGACAAAAACACATTATATGGATACAGCGAACTATGAGCCGGAGGATACAGCGAAATTTGAATACAAATGGCAATGGGAATACCGCCAGCGTTTTGAGGAAGCCGGCATTACAGCCTTGCTTGGAAGCGGATTTGACCCAGGCGTGACAGGCGTATTCTCTGCCTATGCACTTAAGCATCACTTCGATGAGATTGAATACATCGACATTCTAGACTGCAATGCCGGTGACCATGGCTACCCATTTGCGACGAATTTCAACCCGGAGATCAATATTCGTGAAGTATCCGCTAATGGCCGCTACTGGAAGGATGGCGAGTGGATTGAGACAAAGCCGATGGAGATCAAGCGTGTGTATAACTTCCCTGAAGTTGGCGAAAAGGATATGTACCTCCTCTATCATGAGGAGCTTGAATCCCTATCCCAAAACATCCCTGGCCTGAAACAAATCCGTTTCTTCATGACATTTGGCGAGAGCTATCTGACTCACCTCAAATGCCTTGAAAACGTCGGCATGACCTCCATCGAGCCAATCATGTTCGAAGGAAAGGAAATCATTCCGCTTCAATTCCTGAAGGCGGTCCTTCCTGATCCGGCATCATTAGGGCCACGTACAAAAGGAAAAACGAATATTGGCTGTATTTTCCGCGGGACAAAAGACGGAAAGCCGAAAACCTATTATGTATACAATGTATGCGATCATGAAGAATGCTACCGTGAAGTCGGCTCCCAAGCCGTTTCCTATACAACTGGCGTGCCAGCGATGATTGGTGCCATGATGGTGGTGACAGGCGAATGGAACAGACCGGGCGTTTACAATATTGAAGAATTCAATCCAGATCCATTTATGGAAGCACTCAATAAATGGGGCCTTCCTTGGAAAGAAAGCTTTGATCCGGAGCTAGTTGATTAA
- the nspC gene encoding carboxynorspermidine decarboxylase: MRFEELPTPSYVVDEALLERNLEILSGVMERTGCKIILAQKAFSMYATYPLIGKYLSGTAASGLFEARLGYEEMGKENHVFSPAYREDEMDEIIDLCDHIIFNSFSQLEKYGERARKAGKKVGLRINPECSTQEGHEIYDPCARGSRFGVTISQFEPGKLDGVSGLHFHTLCEQDADALATTLDVIEEKFGEWLPQMEWINFGGGHHITREGYNFDLLESCIKRMQDQYGLNVYLEPGEAIALNAGFLITSVLDTLVNDVELAILDTSASCHMPDVLEMPYRPPLLGSGLPGEKAHTYRLGGPTCLAGDVIGDYSFDEPLKAGDRLVFGDMAIYSMVKNNTFNGMALPAICLRDKDGDCRIVQQFGYQDFKYRLS, from the coding sequence ATGCGCTTTGAAGAACTGCCAACACCAAGCTATGTGGTTGATGAGGCATTACTTGAGAGAAACCTGGAAATCCTGAGCGGAGTAATGGAGCGGACCGGCTGCAAAATCATCCTCGCGCAAAAGGCGTTTTCGATGTATGCGACCTATCCGCTGATTGGGAAGTATTTGAGCGGGACTGCGGCGAGCGGCTTGTTTGAGGCAAGGCTCGGATATGAGGAAATGGGGAAGGAGAATCATGTCTTCTCCCCGGCTTATCGTGAGGATGAAATGGATGAGATTATCGACTTATGTGACCATATCATCTTTAATTCCTTCTCCCAGCTGGAGAAGTATGGGGAAAGGGCGCGCAAGGCTGGTAAGAAAGTTGGTCTGCGCATCAATCCGGAATGCTCCACCCAGGAGGGTCATGAAATCTATGACCCTTGTGCCCGCGGCTCCCGATTCGGGGTTACCATCAGTCAGTTCGAGCCAGGAAAATTGGATGGTGTGTCTGGTCTCCACTTCCACACACTGTGTGAGCAGGATGCCGATGCCTTGGCAACCACACTCGATGTCATTGAGGAGAAATTCGGCGAGTGGCTGCCGCAGATGGAATGGATCAATTTCGGTGGCGGCCATCATATCACAAGAGAAGGCTATAATTTTGATTTGCTCGAAAGCTGTATTAAGAGAATGCAAGATCAATATGGTCTCAACGTATACTTGGAGCCGGGCGAGGCGATTGCGCTCAATGCAGGCTTCCTCATAACAAGTGTTCTCGATACCCTTGTGAATGATGTGGAGCTCGCCATTCTTGACACCTCAGCATCCTGCCATATGCCGGATGTGCTCGAGATGCCATACCGTCCGCCGCTTTTAGGCTCTGGGCTTCCAGGAGAGAAAGCTCACACATACCGTTTAGGCGGCCCAACCTGTCTCGCCGGCGATGTCATCGGAGACTATTCCTTTGATGAACCACTGAAAGCAGGCGACCGTCTCGTATTCGGGGACATGGCCATCTACTCCATGGTGAAAAATAACACCTTTAACGGAATGGCGCTCCCAGCGATTTGTCTGCGCGACAAGGATGGCGACTGCCGGATTGTCCAACAGTTCGGCTATCAGGATTTCAAATATCGACTTTCATAA
- a CDS encoding DNA topoisomerase III: protein MAKSVVIAEKPSVARDIANVLNCRKKGNGFLEGDQYIVTWALGHLVTLADPETYDQKYKTWNLEDLPMLPKQLKLVVMKQTGKQFNAVKSQLTRGDVKDIIIATDAGREGELVARWIIEKAHVKKPIKRLWISSVTDKAIKDGFNRLKPGKDYENLYASAVARSEADWYIGLNATRALTTKYNAQLNCGRVQTPTVAMVAAREEEIKNFKPKTYYGIEAKSDALTLTWQDKDGNSRSFNKEKMDTIVKALGKQDAVVASIERKAKKTYSPALYDLTELQRDANKLFGYSAKETLNIMQKLYEQHKVLTYPRTDSRYLSSDIVSTIPERLKAIGGAEYSKLANKIANKPIKATKAFVDDSKVSDHHAIIPTEGYVHYSAFNDKERKIYDLVVKRFLAVLYPAHEFEQLTVHAKIGSESFIARGKTVTKAGWKEVYNNRFEEEESSDDVKEQLLPRINKGDTLKVSLINQTSGQTKPPARFNEATLLSAMENPTKYMETKDKKLAATLKSTGGLGTVATRADIIDKLFNSFLIEKRGGKDIYITSKGRQLLDLVPDELKSPATTAEWEQKLEMIAKGKLNKNAFINEMKQHTKEIVSEIKASDKKFKHDNISTKSCPECGKPMLEVNGKKGKMLVCQDRECGYRKNVARLTNARCPQCKKKMELRGEGKGQIFTCKCGYREKLSSFEERRKKESGGKADKRTVQKYLKQQQKEEPPINNPFADLLKGIKLDDK, encoded by the coding sequence ATGGCTAAAAGCGTAGTAATCGCCGAAAAACCATCTGTTGCCCGCGATATCGCCAATGTGCTGAATTGCAGAAAGAAGGGCAATGGATTTCTAGAAGGAGATCAATACATCGTCACTTGGGCTCTCGGTCATCTTGTTACACTGGCTGACCCAGAGACCTATGACCAAAAATATAAAACATGGAATCTTGAGGACCTGCCAATGCTGCCGAAGCAGTTAAAGCTTGTTGTCATGAAGCAAACAGGTAAACAATTCAATGCGGTGAAATCCCAGCTGACCCGCGGCGATGTAAAAGACATCATTATCGCGACAGACGCAGGACGCGAGGGAGAACTTGTTGCACGCTGGATTATCGAGAAGGCTCATGTGAAGAAGCCAATCAAGCGTTTATGGATTTCATCTGTTACCGATAAAGCCATCAAGGATGGCTTCAATCGCCTGAAGCCCGGCAAGGATTATGAGAATCTGTATGCCTCTGCGGTTGCCCGTTCGGAAGCCGATTGGTATATCGGTCTTAATGCGACAAGAGCATTGACTACGAAGTATAATGCACAGCTGAATTGTGGACGTGTGCAGACCCCGACTGTAGCCATGGTTGCTGCTCGTGAGGAGGAGATCAAGAACTTCAAGCCGAAAACCTATTACGGGATTGAGGCAAAGTCAGATGCACTTACCCTCACATGGCAGGACAAGGACGGGAACAGCCGCAGCTTTAATAAAGAGAAAATGGATACAATCGTCAAAGCTCTTGGGAAACAGGATGCCGTGGTGGCTTCCATCGAGCGTAAGGCGAAGAAAACCTATTCCCCTGCCCTTTATGACTTGACTGAGCTGCAGCGTGATGCCAATAAGCTATTTGGCTACTCTGCTAAAGAAACATTGAATATCATGCAAAAGCTGTATGAGCAGCATAAGGTACTCACCTACCCTCGGACGGATTCCCGCTATCTATCCTCTGACATTGTCAGCACGATTCCGGAGCGTCTGAAAGCAATCGGCGGGGCTGAATACAGCAAGCTAGCCAATAAAATTGCCAATAAACCTATCAAGGCAACGAAGGCATTTGTCGATGACAGCAAGGTTAGTGATCACCATGCCATCATCCCGACAGAGGGCTATGTCCATTACAGCGCCTTCAATGATAAGGAACGAAAAATCTATGACCTTGTCGTGAAACGCTTCTTGGCGGTCTTATACCCTGCCCATGAATTTGAGCAATTGACTGTCCATGCGAAGATTGGCTCTGAATCCTTCATCGCCCGAGGCAAGACGGTCACTAAGGCGGGATGGAAAGAGGTTTACAACAACCGCTTTGAGGAGGAGGAATCCAGTGATGATGTGAAGGAGCAGCTATTGCCGCGCATCAACAAAGGCGACACCCTCAAGGTTTCCCTTATCAACCAAACATCCGGTCAAACGAAGCCTCCGGCACGCTTCAATGAAGCGACATTGCTGTCTGCGATGGAAAACCCAACGAAATATATGGAGACAAAGGACAAAAAGCTTGCTGCCACACTCAAATCAACAGGCGGACTTGGCACAGTTGCCACAAGAGCCGATATCATCGATAAATTGTTCAATTCCTTCCTGATTGAGAAACGCGGCGGCAAGGATATTTACATCACGTCCAAAGGCCGTCAGCTGCTTGACCTTGTGCCAGATGAGCTTAAATCTCCTGCTACGACTGCTGAATGGGAGCAAAAGCTCGAGATGATTGCTAAAGGCAAGCTCAATAAGAATGCTTTTATCAATGAAATGAAGCAGCACACGAAGGAAATCGTTTCTGAGATCAAGGCCAGCGATAAGAAATTCAAGCATGATAATATCTCAACGAAATCCTGTCCGGAATGCGGCAAACCGATGCTTGAGGTCAACGGCAAGAAGGGCAAAATGCTTGTCTGCCAAGACCGTGAGTGCGGCTATCGCAAGAATGTCGCCCGGTTAACTAATGCTCGCTGCCCGCAATGTAAAAAGAAAATGGAGCTGCGCGGAGAAGGCAAAGGACAAATTTTCACCTGCAAATGCGGCTACCGTGAAAAGCTGTCCTCCTTTGAAGAAAGACGCAAAAAGGAATCCGGCGGCAAAGCTGACAAGCGCACTGTTCAGAAATACCTGAAACAGCAGCAGAAAGAAGAACCACCAATCAATAATCCATTCGCTGATTTGCTAAAAGGCATTAAGCTGGATGATAAATAA
- the cspD gene encoding cold-shock protein CspD → MVGKVKWFNAEKGFGFIEREDGDDVFVHFSAIQGNGFKTLEEGQEVEFEIVEGNRGPQAANVVRI, encoded by the coding sequence ATGGTCGGAAAAGTAAAATGGTTTAATGCAGAAAAAGGTTTTGGTTTTATCGAGCGCGAAGATGGTGACGATGTATTCGTACACTTCTCTGCAATCCAAGGAAATGGTTTCAAAACTCTTGAAGAAGGTCAAGAAGTTGAATTTGAAATCGTTGAAGGTAACCGCGGACCACAAGCAGCTAACGTTGTTCGCATCTAA
- a CDS encoding amino acid permease: MKNQEKKLKWWQLSMIGVGCTIGTGFFLGSGLGIKLAGPAVLISFLIAGTATYFVYDALASMTQKDPQKGSFRTYSRKAFGRPVGFMNGWIYWFSEMFIVGSQLTAISLFSRFWFPDIQLWVFACIFGVLGLIVILIGTKLFERMENVSAIVKVAAILMFVIIAILGSTGVIDGEKGFDWPNTVAGLFPTGWKEIWASLIFAFFAFGGIEVIGIMSMRLEKKEDAPKAGKIMLLILLVIYLVSLSLVVFTLPHHDIKANESPFLTVLSFYQVPIVAHIFNAALMIAGFSTMSASLYAVTTMLVALAEDRDAPRFVGKRGRLAIPVPAFIITVLGLVISIVLSLLMPNSVYEYFTTGASLLILYNWILILMTYSKTLELSTMDKWKRNIAFLFILLGITGTLFQKGTRGGLLVSLCFVAFIGLITFIVSVKRIRKRPLTARRMRND, from the coding sequence ATGAAGAATCAGGAGAAGAAGCTTAAATGGTGGCAATTATCGATGATTGGAGTTGGGTGTACAATCGGTACCGGCTTCTTCCTCGGGTCTGGCCTTGGAATTAAGCTCGCTGGTCCTGCCGTCTTGATTTCCTTTCTGATTGCTGGAACGGCGACTTATTTTGTGTATGATGCACTTGCATCCATGACCCAAAAGGATCCACAAAAGGGGTCGTTTCGCACATACTCCCGAAAGGCGTTCGGCAGGCCGGTTGGATTCATGAACGGCTGGATTTATTGGTTTTCTGAAATGTTTATCGTGGGGAGCCAGCTGACGGCCATTTCATTATTTTCACGCTTTTGGTTCCCGGATATCCAGCTCTGGGTATTCGCCTGTATATTTGGCGTACTTGGCCTGATTGTTATCTTAATCGGAACGAAGCTGTTTGAGCGAATGGAAAATGTCAGTGCTATTGTAAAGGTAGCGGCCATTCTGATGTTTGTCATTATCGCGATTCTAGGTTCAACCGGTGTGATTGATGGGGAAAAGGGCTTTGATTGGCCGAATACTGTTGCAGGTCTGTTTCCAACTGGATGGAAGGAAATCTGGGCTTCGCTGATCTTCGCCTTTTTTGCCTTTGGCGGGATTGAGGTCATTGGCATTATGTCGATGCGGCTTGAGAAGAAAGAGGATGCACCAAAGGCCGGGAAGATTATGCTTCTCATATTGCTCGTTATCTATTTAGTCTCTCTCAGTCTGGTTGTCTTTACGCTTCCGCATCATGATATTAAAGCAAATGAAAGTCCGTTCTTAACCGTTCTTTCCTTCTATCAGGTTCCAATTGTCGCCCATATATTTAATGCAGCCCTAATGATTGCTGGGTTCTCGACTATGTCAGCCTCCCTATATGCTGTGACGACGATGCTCGTGGCATTGGCTGAGGACCGCGATGCACCGCGCTTTGTGGGCAAAAGGGGGAGGCTGGCCATTCCGGTTCCGGCTTTTATAATCACGGTGCTCGGGCTCGTTATCTCCATTGTTCTGTCACTCCTTATGCCGAACAGTGTGTATGAATATTTTACAACCGGAGCCAGCCTGCTTATTTTGTATAATTGGATTTTGATTTTGATGACATACTCGAAGACGCTTGAGCTCTCCACAATGGATAAATGGAAACGGAATATTGCCTTTTTGTTTATCCTGCTTGGGATTACGGGAACCCTTTTTCAAAAGGGGACAAGGGGCGGACTTCTTGTCAGCCTTTGCTTTGTTGCCTTCATCGGCCTGATTACCTTCATTGTCAGCGTCAAACGAATTCGGAAACGGCCATTGACAGCAAGGCGGATGCGCAATGATTAG
- a CDS encoding LysE family transporter, whose amino-acid sequence MYGLLSYVYLGISLSAPIGPINAAQMETGLRKGFSYAWLFGLGAILADIVYMILVYFGLATYMNIPIIQTFLWLFGAFVLIYSGIESLVSSVTANEKSLQRNATRFHSFRTGFFMSLMNPLSILFWIGIYGSVLAETADDFSSRQIFINSCAIICGILLWDYTIALLSSFFRRFLTDRFLRVVSLLSGTSLIAFGLYFGSKGIQALF is encoded by the coding sequence ATGTATGGATTATTAAGCTATGTTTATTTAGGTATTTCCTTATCGGCACCAATCGGACCCATTAATGCGGCACAGATGGAGACCGGACTCCGCAAAGGCTTCAGCTATGCCTGGCTGTTTGGTCTTGGGGCGATTCTAGCTGATATTGTGTATATGATTCTCGTTTATTTCGGACTAGCCACCTATATGAATATTCCGATCATCCAGACCTTCCTTTGGCTATTTGGAGCATTTGTCCTTATTTATTCAGGCATTGAAAGTCTCGTCTCTTCAGTGACGGCAAATGAAAAAAGCCTTCAAAGGAATGCGACGAGATTTCATTCCTTCCGTACAGGCTTCTTCATGTCCTTGATGAATCCGCTGAGCATTCTTTTTTGGATTGGCATCTATGGGTCTGTTTTGGCAGAGACAGCCGATGATTTTTCCTCACGTCAAATTTTCATTAATAGCTGTGCCATCATTTGCGGGATTCTCCTGTGGGATTATACGATTGCCTTATTATCCAGCTTCTTCAGGCGCTTTTTAACAGACCGCTTCCTTCGGGTCGTTTCCTTATTATCCGGAACTTCCTTAATTGCATTTGGCTTATATTTCGGCTCAAAAGGGATTCAGGCCCTTTTCTAA